The bacterium DNA segment AAAAAAGGGCCCGCGCGATAGCGGAACAGACGTCGTCGATGAATATATAATCGCGTTTCGATTGCGGTTCCTTCAGCTCGATGGGCCGGTTTTCCCGGAGGGAAGCGATGATGGAGGGAATTAAAAACGGTTTTTTCTGCCCCGGCCCGTAGGGATTGAACAGCCTCAGGGAAACGGTCCGGCACCGCCGGCGCCGTCCGAAATCCTTGATCAGTTTTTCCCCGATGTATTTGGAAGCGTGGTAGAGGGAAGCCGGTTGCACGGGGTGCTCCTCGTCGACCGGCAGATAGGCGGGAATGCCGTATACGTTGGTGTTCAGATAGACGAAGATGCGGGGCGCATTCCCCTCCAGGGCCGCGAGCAGATTGAGGGTTATCCGGATATTGGAATCCAGTATTTCAGTTTTCGGTCGGCCGGTATGCGGAGTCAACGCCGCCAGGTGAACGACTCCGTCGATGCCGGCTTCGGGGAGACGCGGTGGCCCCAGGGAGAGATCGAGGGTTTCCGGGAGAGTCATGATTTCGATCCCCTCCGGCGGCAGGGTTTCGAGCAAGCGGTTCCCGATAAAACCAGAATGGCCGGTTACCAAGACGCGAGTCATTTCGCTGCGACCTTCGTCAGACCGAACCGAAGCGGGAGTAATCTCCCAGGCGAATCAGTTTCGACGCCGGATTCTCGAAAACTTCGAGATATTCGCGATACCATTCGATGGTTATCTTCAATCCTTCTTCAAACGATACTTTCGGCTTCCAGTTCAGGATTGAGGCGGCCTTGCGGTTGGCCGCGGCCATTTTCCAGATCTCCGTGGGGCGGTGGGGCAGGGCGCCGATTTCGAGGGCAGAAGACGAGCCGCTCAGCGAGTGGATACGTTTGACGAGATCGCGGATGGCGATATCGCGGCCCGATCCGAGGTTGACGACTTCTCCCACCGCCCGGGGTTCGGCGCCGGCGGCGATTATCCCGTCCACCAGGTTCTCGACGTAGTTGAATTCCCGGGTCTGCAAGCCTTCGGTGGTCCTGATGGGTTTGCCTTTCAGGCAGCGGATGATCAATTCGGGGATGACGGCTTTGGCGCTCTGGTAGGGGCCGAAAGCGTTGAAGGGACGCACGACGGCAATGGGAAGGCCGTGGGCGTGTCGGCGCATGCGGCAGTAGAGTTCGCCCCCGTACTTGCCGATGGAGTAAGGGGAAATGGGAAGAGGGGAGGCCGTTTCCCGGAACGGTATCCCGGGCTGAAGCCCGTAAACCTCGGAAGAAGATATATAGACAAACCGCTGAAACCCACGGCAGGAATCGAGAAGGTTGGCCGTGCCCCGGGCATTGACGTCGAACGATTCGCCGACGTGCGTAAAACTGTCGCCGACGTGGTTATAGGCGGCCAGGTGGAAGATGACGTCGAATTTCTTCCGGCGCAGGGGCAGGCAGGAATCGA contains these protein-coding regions:
- a CDS encoding NAD-dependent epimerase/dehydratase family protein; this encodes MTRVLVTGHSGFIGNRLLETLPPEGIEIMTLPETLDLSLGPPRLPEAGIDGVVHLAALTPHTGRPKTEILDSNIRITLNLLAALEGNAPRIFVYLNTNVYGIPAYLPVDEEHPVQPASLYHASKYIGEKLIKDFGRRRRCRTVSLRLFNPYGPGQKKPFLIPSIIASLRENRPIELKEPQSKRDYIFIDDVCSAIARALFSDTAAGAVYNIASGVSSSNLDIARRLRDVGGIDVPISEMPGGGGAYEVRADIGKAERELRWLPRIDLGEGLRKTWEKETHAR
- a CDS encoding GDP-mannose 4,6-dehydratase, giving the protein MKGTSILVTGGTGFIGSHLVRRLYAAGARVAVITKYNSIFENVRLAGIWDKLTVIEADIRNLDSCLPLRRKKFDVIFHLAAYNHVGDSFTHVGESFDVNARGTANLLDSCRGFQRFVYISSSEVYGLQPGIPFRETASPLPISPYSIGKYGGELYCRMRRHAHGLPIAVVRPFNAFGPYQSAKAVIPELIIRCLKGKPIRTTEGLQTREFNYVENLVDGIIAAGAEPRAVGEVVNLGSGRDIAIRDLVKRIHSLSGSSSALEIGALPHRPTEIWKMAAANRKAASILNWKPKVSFEEGLKITIEWYREYLEVFENPASKLIRLGDYSRFGSV